ACCGTCTTCGTAACCAGCGTTCCGCCAGTCGCATCCACCAATGCCTGTACTGTTCCTTCACCGCCGTCTGCCACCGGGATTTTCACACAGTCGGCATTAGGCAGTACACGTTTGAATCCTTTTTCAAGGCTTTCTGCAACTTCAAGAGAAGTCATGCTTTCTTTAAATGAGTCAGGCGCGAGAATAATTTTCATTCCATAGGCTCCTTTCAAAAATAGCTCTCGTGAGGCAGGCGACATCATATAGTGTGAGGCTGAAGACACCTTTTGGGTATCGCATTGAATATCGTTTTGTGACAAGTTCAGCTCCATTGCTTTGCTATCCTAATTATAAAAGAATATTTTGGCGAAGGGGCACGATTTATAGGAGAAAGAAAATGATTTGCAAAAAGTGTTGACTTCTAATTTTAGAATGTGTTATATTGATTCTTGTCGATACGGAGGAATACCCAAGTCTGGCTGAAGGGATCGGTCTTGAAAACCGACAGGGGTGTCAAAGCCCGCGGGGGTTCGAATCCCTCTTCCTCCGCCATATTGTTTTAAATCACAACACGCATATAAATTGGAGAAACCGCATGCCTTTGGCACAGCGGTTTTTTTTGTGTATCAGAATTTATATTTTATGGGGTTCTGAAGGACAAAAGGAGTCAAAGAGCCAGGGAAAAGTCCATCATAAGGGTTCTGAAGGACAAAAAGACGTAAGAGAGCCAGGGAAAAGTCCTTCATCGGAGTTTTGAAGGACAAAAAGGAATCAAAGAGCCAGAGAAAAGTCCTTCACAAGGGTTCTGAAGGACAAAAAGGCGTAAAAGATTCAGAGAAAAGTCCTTCATCCGGGTCATGAAGGACAAAAAGTCGTAAGAGATTCAGAGAAAAGTCCTTCATCCGGGTCATGAAGGACAAAAAAGCGTCAAAGACCCAGAGAAAAGTCCTTCACATCGGTTCAGAATGCCAAGACGTTGAAGTAAATCTTTCATTGACGGCAACTTTATTTATATTAAAAAAACGCCTTTTCCTAAAAAAAAGGCGTCCATCAAATAGCATTAATTTCTCGTTTCTTCTATAATTTTGCCGATTCTTTCAATCACAAGGTCCAAGGAGCTCTCATCCTCAAGCAGGTCATATTCATCAATATTCAGCCTCAGAACCGGACATGCGTTAAATCCGCTGATCCAGTTTTCATAACGTGTATGCATTTCCTGCCAATATGAGATGTCTGTTTGCAGCTCCATGTCTCTCCCGCGTTCTTCGATTCGTTTTAAAATGGAATTCAGGTCACCTTCTAAATAAATCATCACATCGGGATGCGGGAAATACGGAGTCATGACCATGGCTTCAAACAAGCTCGTATAGGTTTTAAAATCAACCTTTGACATTGTTCCTTTATCGGCATGCATCTTCGCGAAGATCCCTGTATCTTCATAAATGGAGCGATCTTGGACAAAGCCGCCGCCTGATTCAAAGATGTTCTTTTGTTCCTTGAACCTTTCTGCGAGAAAGTAAATTTGCAAATGGAAGCTCCATCGTTCAAAATCATGATAAAATTTCTCGAGATAGGGATTATGATCGACTTTTTCTAATGATGTTTTGAAATTAAGCTTTTTTGCCAGAGCCTGAGTCAGAGTGGATTTTCCAACACCGACAGTTCCGGCTATTGTGATAATGGCGTTCTTTGGAATGGTTAAGCTTTTTTGTTCGATCATAAGTGGACGATCTCCTTTACTTGTTTGACAATCCGTTCATAGGCATCTTTTGATTGAACGAAATCTTCCTTATCTCCGTCTATTGTAATGATATTCAAAGAAGGATCGGCTTTGATTAATTGATCCATTGCCGTTTCATACTTTTTTATTAATTGTGCTAAATACTCGCTGTCCATTTCCTGTTCAAATGAACGTCCGCGTTTTTTGATTCTCAATAATAAAGTAGGCAGGCTTGCTTTTATGTAAATGATTACCCCTGGCTTTGGGAGGTCTGCAGATAGGATTTTGAAAATTTGCCGGTACTTTTCAAGGTTCTTTTCGGATAATGTCAGGTCTGCGAAGATCAAATTTTTATAATTATGGTAATCGGCAATGACAGGCTTTTGCTGCATCATATAATGACGCTCTATATCCTCCAGCTGTTTATACCGATGGCATAAAAAAAACATTTCCAATTGGAAGCTCCACTCGTCAATGTTTTCGTAAAATTTCTCAAGGAATGGGTTTTCTTCAACGATTTCTTTCACCAGTTGAAAGTTCAAATCCTTAGAAAGCATGGCAGCAAGTGTCGTTTTGCCGGCTCCGATCGGACCTTCAACCGCGACAAAAGGGGTTTGTTTCATAGTAGGTCTCCTTAAAATGCTTCGATAAAATCAACTTCACATATTGTATCATATCCCCGACTTTTAACCTATGAAAAAACGCTTCGCTAACTAGGAAACGTTTTTTTCTCGACTTGAAATTGATCGGATATTAAAAGCCAGTTTTGCGGGAAGGAAAGCCCGAGCTTCCAGTAGCTGATTCCTCTGAGATTCAGTGATTTAATCAAATCAAACTTCGCTTGAATGGAACGGGCATCCTCGAACCAGACTTCATGCTTTTTGCCGTTATCATCAGTATAAGTATAAAAAGGGGCTTGTGCCGTGTCATCATATTGAATGGGAACATCGTTTTCACTGGCGCGAAGAATGGCCTGCTGTGGGCTTACGGCTTTTGCGAAAGGTCCTCCTGGGACATAGGGCAAGGTCCAGTCATAGCCGTACAGATTTTGGCCGAGCATAATTTTAGAGGACGGCATCTCGGTCAGCGCGTAATCGACGACCTTACGCACCTGATTTATCGGTGAAACGGCTTGCGCAGGACCTCCGCTGTAGCCCCATTCGTAGGTCATCAGAACGACAAAGTCGACAATCTCCCCATGTGCTTTGTAGTCATGGGCTTCATACCACTTTCCTTTTTGGCCGGCGCTCGTTTTTGGCGCCAGGGCTGATGAGATAAACCAGCCTTCTCGTTTAAACCGGGTTCTCGCTTCTCGTAAGAAACGATTATAGGCTTCTTTGTCCTGAGGCCGTAAGTATTCAAAATCAAAGTGAATGTCGCGAAAGCCGTATTTTTTTGCCGTCGCTACGATGTTGTCGAGAAATTTTCTTTTTATAGCTGTGTCGGTAAGCAAAATCCGTCCGAGCTCGTCGCTGAATCCGTCATTCTCTAAATTAGTGACAATCATCATAAAAGTGACATTTCGCCTGTCCGCAATTTGCTTAAGGTTGTTGAGCGGAGGCTCTTTCAGGGTACCGTCCCTCTTCGCTTGAAAGCTGAATGCCCCTAAATATGTGAGATAGGGGGAAGCCTCTCTTGCTGCTTGTTGAAGATTTTGGCTGACACTCGTTCCTCTTGGCTCAAGGTAGGCATTTACTTCAGCCTTCCTTTTTGGACGGGCAGGAATATACAGCAGAAAATTGATAGGCAGAATCGCGTGCAATTGAATGCGATTAATTTGGGCAAGCTCAGCAGCGGATATATTGAACCTGCGGCCGATTGTTGTTAACGAATCCCCGCGCTGCACTTCATAAAACTGCCCGGCAATCGGAATAACAATGGTTTGTCCGACAACAAGCTTATCCGGATTTGGAACTTCATTTGTTTGGATGATGGCTTCCGGTGTTGTCCTATATCTCAAAGCAATTTGTTCGATCGTATCGCCTTGTTTCACTACGTATATTTGAATGAGAAGCGCCTCCCTTCCTAGTCTGTATCATGTGTATGAACGGAGGCTGGGTTTCATGCTAGGAGTCCCCTGCGAGATCTTTTGACGACGTAATTTTGGCCAAAAGCACATTTTCCATAACGGTCAGCGTATACTCATTGTCTTTGTCATTATTTGACACCATGCAATCCCGGGGAATGATCAGCTTATACTCTCTCATATAGGCGTCGTTCGCTGTAAACAAAACGCAAATATTTCCGGCAATCCCCGTTAAAATCAGTTTTTCTGCACCCAATTTATTTAAAAGGGTTTCTAAAGCGGTTCCATAAAAAGCGGAATGCTTCGGTTTGATCAAAAAATAATCGTCGCCATCTGGAGCAATCTGATCAATGATTTCCTGGCTTTTTTCGTTTTTGCAGGCAGACAAAATAGTGGAGAGGTCTGCTTGCCAAGTATCGTAATGATCGTTAATGTATATAATAGGCCATTTCATTTTACGGGCATGTTCTTTTACACGGAGCAGGTTGGGAACCATCTTTCTCGTTTTTTCAGAGAGCAATTCACCCATATCGAAATCAAAATCATTGATCATATCTATAATGATTAAAGCGGTATTAGATTGTGCCAACTTAGTACTCCTTTCACCCAATGTACTTTTATAATATCCTTTTAAGAGCAGGAAGAAACCTCAGAACGAAAGAGACGTGGATCGATTGACGAATGAATATTTTATGAAAGAAGCGATAAAGGAAGCAAGAAAAGCCGGGGAAAAAGGCGAAGTACCGATTGGGGCAGTGCTCGTTTTAAATGGTGAAATAATAGCACGCGCTCACAATTTAAGGGAAACTGAGCAGCGTTCGATGGCGCATGCGGAAATGCTTGTAATTGATGAGGCTTGCCAAACTCTCGGTACGTGGCGGTTGGAGGATACGGAATTGTACGTTACACTGGAGCCGTGCCCGATGTGCGCAGGAGCTATTGTTCTTTCGAGAGTAAGCAAAGTTGTGTTTGGCGCACATGACCCAAAAGGAGGGTGTGCGGGAACCTTAATGAATTTGCTCACAGATGAGCGGTTTAATCATCAGGCAGAGGTCGTAGGTGATGTGCTTGCCGATGAGTGCGGCAGATTGCTGAGTGATTTTTTTAAAGCTCTTCGGATGAAAAAGAAGTCTCAGGGAAATTGAAGATATTGACAAAGGACTTGCATTGCAATTTATCCTTAAAACCGATATACTGTTATATGCGTCCTTTTAACAGGCGCATGAAAAATTTGATATTTATTTTGCCGTGCTAAGCGGGGAGGTAGCGGTGCCCTGTACTCGCAATCCGCTCCAGCGGGGCCGAATTCCTTTTCGAGGTGCGTTTATTTCGAGGTCTGCCTTAAGTAAGTGGTGTTGACGCTTGGGTCCTGCGCAATGGGAATCCATGAACCATGTCAGGTCCGGAAGGAAGCAGCATTAAGTGGAAGCTCTCATGTGCCGCAGGGTTGCCTGGGCCGAGCTAACTGCTTAAGTAACGCTTGGGATAGCGTATCGACAAAAGGTGCACGGTAAATCAATCATCAAATTTTCAACCCATCTGCTTTTTAAAGAGGTGGGTTTTTTACTTTCTCTTAAACTCTAGATAGCTTTTGGCTTTAAAAGCATGTTCATGTATAATATAAACGACGAGAACACAAGGAGGGGCAAGCTTGTGAGTTACCAGGCTCTTTACCGGGTATTCAGGCCACAGATATTTGAAGATGTCGTCGGACAAGAACACATCACAAAAACGCTGCAAAATGCCCTTTTACAAAAGAAATTTTCTCATGCTTATTTGTTTTCCGGACCCAGAGGAACAGGGAAAACCAGTGCGGCGAAGATTTTCGCAAAAGCTGTAAACTGTGAACGAGCTCCGGTTGGCGAGCCTTGCAATGAATGCTCATCGTGTCTCGGAATTACAAATGGATCAATCCAAGATGTCATTGAAATTGATGCAGCCTCAAATAATGGGGTAGATGAAATTCGGGATATAAGAGACAAAGTAAAATTTGCACCCTCTAGCGTGACATACAAGGTCTATATCATCGATGAGGTTCATATGCTTTCTATTGGCGCTTTTAATGCCCTTTTGAAAACCTTGGAAGAGCCTCCTGAGCATTGCCTTTTTATACTTGCTACGACAGAACCTCATAAAATTCCTTTGACGATCATTTCAAGATGCCAGCGTTTTGATTTTAAGCGGATTACAACTGAAGCGATTTCTGTCAGAATGCAGAGAATCGTTCATGAAGAACAGCTGTCTGTTGAGGACGGAGCGTTGGAGATTATCGCCAGTGCGGCGGATGGCGGAATGAGAGACGCGTTAAGCCTTCTCGATCAGGCTATTTCGTACAGTAATGAGATGCTGACCGTAGATGACGCATTGTTGATTACAGGCTCTGTTTCCCAGACGCATATCGGGAACCTCACACGATTTTTATACGAACAAAATGTTTCAGAAGCGTTAAAAACGCTGAATGAATTGCTGCAGCAAGGGAAAGATCCGTCGAAGCTCGCTGAAGATATGATTTTTTATTTCAGGGATATGCTTTTATACCAATCGGCCCCCGACCTTGAAGGCGTCCTTGAAAAGGTTAAGGTCGATGAAGCATTCAATGAACTTTCTGAAAGGATTCCCTCCCGGCAGCTGTATGAAATGATTGAAGTGTTAAATAGCAGCCATCAGGAAATGAAATGGACGAATCATCCGCGTGTGTTTTTTGAAGTGGCTGTCGTGAAGATTTGCCAATCAGCTAGTCAAGAACCCGCGAACAATCAGGAATTGAAAACGTTAATCAATAAATTGACCCAGCTGGAAAATGAGCTGAAACGTCTGAAATCATCAGGAATTCCAGCATCTTCAGGAGATCAGCCGAAAAAAGAAGCCCCGAGGCAGCAAAGAAGTAAAAAAAATTCGTTTAAATCGCCTGTCGGGAGAATTCATGAAATTTTAAAAGAAGCAACAAGAAATGATTTGGAAAAGATTAAAAAGGTTTGGGGAGAGCTTCTTGCTGAGCTGAACAGGCAGAATAAGCGATCTCATGCGGCGCTTTTAAAAGATACTGAGCCGGCTGCTGCTTCTACTTCTGCTTTTGTCCTCAAATTCACTTACGAAATCCATTGTCAAATGGTTGCTGAAAACAGAAATCAGATTCGAACAGATTTGGAACAGATCCTTGAATCCTTACTGGGACACCAAATGGATTTGGTTGGCGTTCCAGACAGCCAATGGGGTAAAATAAGAGGAGACTTTCTGGCTGATCATCAGCAGGAAGATACGGATCAAGCACGGCCTGCAAACGAAGAAGATCCGCTTATCTCCGAAGCAAAAAAACTGGTAGGTCCGGATTTAATAGAGATTAAAGACTAAATTACGATGGAAGAGAGTGAATGTAAATGCGTGGTGGAATGGGAAATATGCAAAAAATGATGAAACAAATGCAAAAAATGCAAAAGGATATGCAAAAAGCACAGGAGGAACTTTCTGATAAGGTGCTTGAAGGAACAGCTGGCGGCGGCATGGTAACGGTAAAAGTGAACGGCCAGAAAGAAGTCGTAGATGTTTTAATAAAAGAAGAGGTCGTTGATCCGGAAGACGTAGAAATGCTGCAGGACCTTATTCTCGCAGCAACTAATGACGCATTGAAACAAATTGATGAGCTTACGAATGAGACGATGGGCCAATTCACTAAAGGGATGAATATGCCGGGCTTGTTCTAAGGGGGACAAATAAAGAATGCAGTATCCTGAACCAATATCAAAGCTGATTGATGGCTTTATGAAATTGCCAGGAATCGGACCGAAAACTGCGGTCCGTCTGGCTTTTTTTGTGCTAAGTATGAAGGAGGACGTAGTTTTAGATTTTGCGAAAGCGCTGGTTAATGCGAAGCGGAATTTATCTTACTGCTCCGTATGCGGCCATATTACGGACAAGGATCCTTGCTATATTTGCGAAGATACGAGAAAAGACCGCTCAATTGTCTGTGTTGTCCAAGATCCGAAAGACGTCATTGCCATGGAAAAGATGAAAGAGTACAACGGGTTATATCATGTGCTGCATGGGTCTATCTCCCCTATGGACGGTATCGGGCCTGAAGACATCAATATTCCTGATTTGCTAAAACGACTGCAAAACGAAGAAATTACTGAGGTCATTTTAGCGACAAACCCGAATATCGAGGGAGAAGCAACGGCAATGTATATCTCGAGGCTTTTAAAACCGACGGGAATTAAGGTTTCCCGCATCGCGCACGGTCTGCCGGTGGGAGGAGACCTGGAATATGCAGATGAGGTGACTCTTTCAAGAGCTTTGGAAGGCCGGCGTGAACTATAGAAGGAGGGTTGCTTCATGGGGTTTCTTCGAAAAAACAAACTGAGAAAAGAATTTGATGAGAAGCTCGTGGATCAGCTGCTTCGGCAAAAAGAGGAATGGAACAGACAGAAAAGGCTGGTAGAAAACAGTGTGGAGCCTTCTCCTGGTGTCCTATATGAATTGAAGCTGGCTGAAGCAAAGTATTTCTTCTATTTGAGAGAAGCAAAAAAACGGAAGCTTCGGCTAGGCGGCTGGAAATAATCATTGTGGTCTAATTTTCTTTTGTCTCTCATAAGCTTGTACTAATGAAGCGAAGGGAGCGAAAGTGAATGGAAGCTTTTCTTATCATTGGGTCTATTATAGGTCTAATTGTCCTGCTGTTATCTTCTAAAGGGTCATTTCAGCCGTTAAAATTCATTGGAGTGATCTCTATTAAGCTGGCTGTAGGGGCGTTGTTGTTGTTTTGTGTAAACATGCTCGGCTCAAGCATTGGAATCCATGTTCCGATTAATTTTGTTACAACAGGGATCAGCGGTCTTTTGGGTATACCTGGAATAGCCGCATTAGTGATCGTAGAGCAGTTTATATTGGGATAAGAGTAAACGCATATTTTAGATCAAAACTATTTTTTAATATTTTTTTAGAAAAGTTGTTGACGCATGTATAAAAATGATGTTACTATGTTCTAGTCGCTTCAAGAGCGAAGAAATAAAAAGTTCCTTGAAAACTAAACAAGACAAACGTACCTGTTAATTCTAAATGTTTTAAAAAAATCGCATAGGTGACTATGCGTAGTCAGTCAAACTTTTATTGGAGAGTTTGATCCTGGCTCAGGACGAACGCTGGCGGCGTGCCTAATACATGCAAGTCGAGCGGACCTTTGGAGGCTTGCCTCCGAAAGGTTAGCGGCGGACGGGTGAGTAACACGTGGGTAACCTGCCTGTAAGATTGGGATAACTCCGGGAAACCGGGGCTAATACCGGATGCGTCACGAAACCGCATGGTTTTGTGATCAAAGGTGGCACTTGTGCTACCACTTACAGATGGACCCGCGGCGCATTAGCTAGTTGGTGAGGTAACGGCTCACCAAGGCAACGATGCGTAGCCGACCTGAGAGGGTGATCGGCCACACTGGGACTGAGACACGGCCCAGACTCCTACGGGAGGCAGCAGTAGGGAATCTTCCGCAATGGACGAAAGTCTGACGGAGCAACGCCGCGTGAGTGATGAAGGTTTTCGGATCGTAAAGCTCTGTTGTCAGGGAAGAACACGTGCCGGTTGAATAAGCCGGTACCTTGACGGTACCTGACCAGAAAGCCACGGCTAACTACGTGCCAGCAGCCGCGGTAATACGTAGGTGGCAAGCGTTGTCCGGAATTATTGGGCGTAAAGCGCGCGCAGGCGGTTCTTTAAGTCTGATGTGAAAGCCCCCGGCTCAACCGGGGAGGGTCATTGGAAACTGGGGAACTTGAGTGCAGAAGAGGAGAGTGGAATTCCACGTGTAGCGGTGAAATGCGTAGAGATGTGGAGGAACACCAGTGGCGAAGGCGACTCTCTGGTCTGTAACTGACGCTGAGGCGCGAAAGCGTGGGGAGCGAACAGGATTAGATACCCTGGTAGTCCACGCCGTAAACGATGAGTGCTAAGTGTTAGAGGGTTTCCGCCCTTTAGTGCTGCAGCAAACGCATTAAGCACTCCGCCTGGGGAGTACGGTCGCAAGACTGAAACTCAAAGGAATTGACGGGGGCCCGCACAAGCGGTGGAGCATGTGGTTTAATTCGAAGCAACGCGAAGAACCTTACCAGGTCTTGACATCCTCTGACCACCCTAGAGATAGGGCTTTCCCTTCGGGGACAGAGTGACAGGTGGTGCATGGTTGTCGTCAGCTCGTGTCGTGAGATGTTGGGTTAAGTCCCGCAACGAGCGCAACCCTTGATCTTAGTTGCCAGCATTCAGTTGGGCACTCTAAGGTGACTGCCGGTGACAAACCGGAGGAAGGTGGGGATGACGTCAAATCATCATGCCCCTTATGACCTGGGCTACACACGTGCTACAATGGGCAGAACAAAGGGCTGCGAGACCGCAAGGTTTAGCCAATCCCACAAATCTGTTCTCAGTTCGGATTGCAGGCTGCAACTCGCCTGCATGAAGCTGGAATCGCTAGTAATCGCGGATCAGCATGCCGCGGTGAATACGTTCCCGGGCCTTGTACACACCGCCCGTCACACCACGAGAGTTTGCAACACCCGAAGTCGGTGAGGTAACCATTTGGAGCCAGCCGCCGAAGGTGGGGCAGATGATTGGGGTGAAGTCGTAACAAGGTAGCCGTATCGGAAGGTGCGGCTGGATCACCTCCTTTCTAAGGATAATGAACGGAAACGAGGGAGCTCTCCCGAGAGCTTCCTCGGGACAGGTACGTACGATCTTGTTTAGTTTTGAAGGATCATTCCTTCAAATGAAGATGATGTTCTTTGAAAACTGGATAACGAAAGAGTAAGACATTCACATTGATTTTTTTGTAGTAAGTTCGATCTAACGGTTAAGTTAGAAAGGGCGCACGGTGGATGCCTTGGCACTAGGAGCCGATGAAGGACGGAACGAACACCGATATGCTTCGGGGAGCTGTAAGCAAGCTTTGATCCGGAGATTTCCGAATGGGGAAACCCTCTGTTCGTAATGGAACAGAATCTTATCTTGAATTCATAGAGATAAGAAGGCAGACCCGGGGAACTGAAACATCTAAGTACCCGGAGGAAGAGAAAGCAAACGCGATTCCCTAAGTAGCGGCGAGCGAAACGGGATTAGCCCAAACCAAGAGGCTTGCCTCTTGGGGTTGTAGGACACTTGATATGGAGTTACAAAGGAACGGGGTAGATGAAGAGGTCTGGAAAGGCCCGTCAAAGAAGGTAACAACCCTGTAGTTGAAAGTCCGTTCCCTCCCAAGTGGATCCTGAGTACGGCGGGACACGAGGAATCCCGTCGGAATCCGGGAGGACCATCTCCCAAGGCTAAATACTCCCTAGTGACCGATAGTGAACCAGTACCGTGAGGGAAAGGTGAAAAGCACCCCGGAAGGGGAGTGAAAGAGATCCTGAAACCGTGTGCCTACAAGTAGTCAGAGCCCGTTAACGGGTGATGGCGTGCCTTTTGTAGAATGAACCGGCGAGTTACGATCCCGTGCAAGGTTAAGTTGAAGAGACGGAGCCGCAGCGAAAGCGAGTCTGAATAGGGCGCATGAGTACGTGGTCGTAGACCCGAAACCAGGTGATCTACCCATGTCCAGGGTGAAGTTCAGGTAACACTGAATGGAGGCCCGAACCCACGCACGTTGAAAAGTGCGGGGATGAGGTGTGGGTAGGGGTGAAATGCCAATCGAACCTGGAGATAGCTGGTTCTCTCCGAAATAGCTTTAGGGCTAGCCTCAAGGTAAGAGTATTGGAGGTAGAGCACTGATTGGACGAGGGGCCCCTACCGGGTTACCGAATTCAGTCAAACTCCGAATGCCAAATACTTATCCTTGGGAGTCAGACTGCGAGTGATAAGATCCGTAGTCGAAAGGGAAACAGCCCAGACCGCCAGCTAAGGTCCCAAAGTATACGTTAAGTGGAAAAGGATGTGGAGTTGCTCAGACAACCAGGATGTTGGCTTAGAAGCAGCCACCATTTAAAGAGTGCGTAATAGCTCACTGGTCGAGTGACTCTGCGCCGAAAATGTACCGGGGCTAAACGTATCACCGAAGCTGCGGACTGTTCTTCGAACAGTGGTAGGAGAGCGTTCTAAGGGCTGTGAAGCCAGACCGGAAGGACTGGTGGAGCGCTTAGAAGTGAGAATGCCGGTATGAGTAGCGAAAGAGGGGTGAGAATCCCCTCCACCGAATGCCTAAGGTTTCCTGAGGAAGGCTCGTCCGCTCAGGGTTAGTCGGGACCTAAGCCGAGGCCGAAAGGCGTAGGCGATGGACAACAGGTTGATATTCCTGTACCACCTCCTTTCCGTTTGAGCAATGGGGGGACGCAGGAGGATAGGGTAAGCGCGGTGTTGGATATCCGCGTCCAAGCAGTTAGGCTAAGGAGATAGGTAAATCCGTTTCCTTATTAGGCTGAGCTGTGATGGCGAGTGAAATTTTAGTAGCGAAGTTCCTGATTCCACACTGCCAAGAAAAGCCTCTAGCGAGGAAAATGGTGCCCGTACCGCAAACCGACACAGGTAGGCGAGGAGAGAATCCTAAGGTGATCGAGAGAACTCTCGTTAAGGAACTCGGCAAAATGACCCCGTAACTTCGGGAGAAGGGGTGCTTCTTAGGGTGAATAGCCCCGAGAAGCCGCAGTGAATAGGCCCAGGCGACTGTTTAGCAAAAACACAGGTCTCTGCGAAGCCGCAAGGCGAAGTATAGGGGCTGACGCCTGCCCGGTGCTGGAAGGTTAAGGGGAGCGCTTAGCGTAAGCGAAGGTGCGAACTGAAGCCCCAGTAAACGGCGGCCGTAACTATAACGGTCCTAAGGTAGCGAAATTCCTTGTCGGGTAAGTTCCGACCCGCACGAAAGGCGCAACGATCTGGGCACTGTCTCAACGAGAGACTCGGTGAAATTATAGTACCTGTGAAGATGCAGGTTACCCGCGACAGGACGGAAAGACCCCGTGGAGCTTTACTGCAGCCTGATATTGAATGTTGGTACAGCTTGTACAGGATAGGTAGGAGCCTTTGAAACCGGAGCGCCAGCTTCGGTGGAGGCATCGGTGGGATACTACCCTGGCTGTATTGACCTTCTAACCCGCCGCCCTTATCGGGCGGGGAGACAGTGTCAGGTGGGCAGTTTGACTGGGGCGGTCGCCTCCTAAAATGTAACGGAGGCGCCCAAAGGTTCCCTCAGAATGGTTGGAAATCATTCGCAGAGTGTAAAGGCACAAGGGAGCTTGACTGCGAGACCTACAAGTCGAGCAGGGACGAAAGTCGGGCTTAGTGATCCGGTGGTTCCGCATGGAAGGGCCATCGCTCAACGGATAAAAGCTACCCCGGGGATAACAGGCTTATCTCCCCCAAGAGTCCACATCGACGGGGAGGTTTGGCACCTCGATGTCGGCTCATCGCATCCTGGGGCTGTAGTCGGTCCCAAGGGTTGGGCTGTTCGCCCATTAAAGCGGTACGCGAGCTGGGTTC
This window of the Bacillus gobiensis genome carries:
- the dck gene encoding deoxyadenosine/deoxycytidine kinase, translating into MIEQKSLTIPKNAIITIAGTVGVGKSTLTQALAKKLNFKTSLEKVDHNPYLEKFYHDFERWSFHLQIYFLAERFKEQKNIFESGGGFVQDRSIYEDTGIFAKMHADKGTMSKVDFKTYTSLFEAMVMTPYFPHPDVMIYLEGDLNSILKRIEERGRDMELQTDISYWQEMHTRYENWISGFNACPVLRLNIDEYDLLEDESSLDLVIERIGKIIEETRN
- a CDS encoding deoxynucleoside kinase; amino-acid sequence: MKQTPFVAVEGPIGAGKTTLAAMLSKDLNFQLVKEIVEENPFLEKFYENIDEWSFQLEMFFLCHRYKQLEDIERHYMMQQKPVIADYHNYKNLIFADLTLSEKNLEKYRQIFKILSADLPKPGVIIYIKASLPTLLLRIKKRGRSFEQEMDSEYLAQLIKKYETAMDQLIKADPSLNIITIDGDKEDFVQSKDAYERIVKQVKEIVHL
- a CDS encoding glycoside hydrolase family 18 protein — protein: MKQGDTIEQIALRYRTTPEAIIQTNEVPNPDKLVVGQTIVIPIAGQFYEVQRGDSLTTIGRRFNISAAELAQINRIQLHAILPINFLLYIPARPKRKAEVNAYLEPRGTSVSQNLQQAAREASPYLTYLGAFSFQAKRDGTLKEPPLNNLKQIADRRNVTFMMIVTNLENDGFSDELGRILLTDTAIKRKFLDNIVATAKKYGFRDIHFDFEYLRPQDKEAYNRFLREARTRFKREGWFISSALAPKTSAGQKGKWYEAHDYKAHGEIVDFVVLMTYEWGYSGGPAQAVSPINQVRKVVDYALTEMPSSKIMLGQNLYGYDWTLPYVPGGPFAKAVSPQQAILRASENDVPIQYDDTAQAPFYTYTDDNGKKHEVWFEDARSIQAKFDLIKSLNLRGISYWKLGLSFPQNWLLISDQFQVEKKTFPS
- a CDS encoding isochorismatase family cysteine hydrolase is translated as MAQSNTALIIIDMINDFDFDMGELLSEKTRKMVPNLLRVKEHARKMKWPIIYINDHYDTWQADLSTILSACKNEKSQEIIDQIAPDGDDYFLIKPKHSAFYGTALETLLNKLGAEKLILTGIAGNICVLFTANDAYMREYKLIIPRDCMVSNNDKDNEYTLTVMENVLLAKITSSKDLAGDS
- the tadA gene encoding tRNA adenosine(34) deaminase TadA, whose amino-acid sequence is MTNEYFMKEAIKEARKAGEKGEVPIGAVLVLNGEIIARAHNLRETEQRSMAHAEMLVIDEACQTLGTWRLEDTELYVTLEPCPMCAGAIVLSRVSKVVFGAHDPKGGCAGTLMNLLTDERFNHQAEVVGDVLADECGRLLSDFFKALRMKKKSQGN
- the dnaX gene encoding DNA polymerase III subunit gamma/tau, which produces MSYQALYRVFRPQIFEDVVGQEHITKTLQNALLQKKFSHAYLFSGPRGTGKTSAAKIFAKAVNCERAPVGEPCNECSSCLGITNGSIQDVIEIDAASNNGVDEIRDIRDKVKFAPSSVTYKVYIIDEVHMLSIGAFNALLKTLEEPPEHCLFILATTEPHKIPLTIISRCQRFDFKRITTEAISVRMQRIVHEEQLSVEDGALEIIASAADGGMRDALSLLDQAISYSNEMLTVDDALLITGSVSQTHIGNLTRFLYEQNVSEALKTLNELLQQGKDPSKLAEDMIFYFRDMLLYQSAPDLEGVLEKVKVDEAFNELSERIPSRQLYEMIEVLNSSHQEMKWTNHPRVFFEVAVVKICQSASQEPANNQELKTLINKLTQLENELKRLKSSGIPASSGDQPKKEAPRQQRSKKNSFKSPVGRIHEILKEATRNDLEKIKKVWGELLAELNRQNKRSHAALLKDTEPAAASTSAFVLKFTYEIHCQMVAENRNQIRTDLEQILESLLGHQMDLVGVPDSQWGKIRGDFLADHQQEDTDQARPANEEDPLISEAKKLVGPDLIEIKD
- a CDS encoding YbaB/EbfC family nucleoid-associated protein codes for the protein MRGGMGNMQKMMKQMQKMQKDMQKAQEELSDKVLEGTAGGGMVTVKVNGQKEVVDVLIKEEVVDPEDVEMLQDLILAATNDALKQIDELTNETMGQFTKGMNMPGLF
- the recR gene encoding recombination mediator RecR, translating into MQYPEPISKLIDGFMKLPGIGPKTAVRLAFFVLSMKEDVVLDFAKALVNAKRNLSYCSVCGHITDKDPCYICEDTRKDRSIVCVVQDPKDVIAMEKMKEYNGLYHVLHGSISPMDGIGPEDINIPDLLKRLQNEEITEVILATNPNIEGEATAMYISRLLKPTGIKVSRIAHGLPVGGDLEYADEVTLSRALEGRREL
- a CDS encoding YaaL family protein yields the protein MGFLRKNKLRKEFDEKLVDQLLRQKEEWNRQKRLVENSVEPSPGVLYELKLAEAKYFFYLREAKKRKLRLGGWK
- a CDS encoding pro-sigmaK processing inhibitor BofA family protein, translating into MEAFLIIGSIIGLIVLLLSSKGSFQPLKFIGVISIKLAVGALLLFCVNMLGSSIGIHVPINFVTTGISGLLGIPGIAALVIVEQFILG